The window GCATATTCTTCGGCCCGGGCGCCCGCGGTCTTGACGAACTTCGGCATTTTCTTCGCGAACTGTTTACCCATCTCGCGCAGCGAGCGGTAGGTACGTCCGGACAGCAAACGCGCGAGATAGGCCGACATCGCGCCGACCGGCGGCGCGATCGACATTTCGTTGTCGTTGAGAATGACGATCAGGCGCGAATCCATCGCGCCGGCATTGTTCATGGCCTCATAGGCCATGCCGGCGGACATCGCGCCGTCACCGATCACCGCAACGACACTGCGCTCTTCGTTGGCGAGGTCGCGGGCCACAGCCATGCCGAGGCCGGCCGAAATCGAGGTCGAGGAATGCGCGGCGCCGAAGCTGTCATATTCGCTCTCGGCACGCTTGGTGAAGCCGGAGAGGCCGCCGCCCTGGCGCAGGGTGCGGATCTGGTCACGACGGCTGGTCAGAATCTTGTGCGGATACGCCTGATGACCGACGTCCCAGATCAGCCGGTCCGACGGTGTATCGAAAACATAGTGCAGTGCTACCGTCAGCTCCACCACGCCGAGGCCGGCGCCGAGATGACCACCGGTCACAGCGACAGCGTTGATCGTCTCCGTGCGCAGCTCTTCAGCCAGTTGCGTCAACTGGCTTTCTTTCAGCTTACGGAGATCGGCAGGAGAATTGACAGCGTCAAGAAGAGGCGTCTGTGAAGTCATGCACTATCTTCCAACTCAGCATAAGAACAGGACAAGAACATTTTGCAGTGTAGCATTATGGCAGATTTTCAGCAGTAATTCTCGGATTGGGCTGGCGTAATGCCATGATTGTGTGACTTAAGAGCACCGCTCGAGCCTAATAGAGTTAACCTGCAAGCTGCTTTGCCGGCGGCCACTGCTGATTGGTTCAAAGACATAGAAAGAAAAACTGTGCTGACAAGGATTATTGTTGCCCTGGTTAGGGGCTGTACGCGTTATGCATGGCTCACGATTGTTGCGGGACTTGTTTTAGCTGTCGTTGCAGGCGCTTATTCTGTCCGCCATTTCGCTATCGACACCGATATCGGCAAGCTGATTTCAAACGATCTGCCCTGGCGGCAGCGGGAAATTGCCTTCGACAAGGCATTTCCGGGCCAAAATGACCTGATTTTGGCCGTCATCGAGGCGCGGACCCCGGAACAGGCCCGGCAGGCCGGGCTGGATCTGGAAAAAAAGCTTGTTCCTCAGACAGATAAGTTCATTTGGGTGCGGTTTGCCGGCAGCGGTCCGTTTTTCGACACCAACGGGCTCCTGTTCCTGCCCACCGATGAGGTGGCCAAGCAGACCGAGCAACTGGCCTTCGCCTCCCCGATTTTCGATATCCTGATCGACGACCCGAATTTGCGCGGCCTCACCGGCGTGCTGGAGTTCGGCCTGCAGGGGGCCGAGCGGAACCAGTTTCCCCGCGAGGCGCTGGCAAAGCCCCTGGCCAAGGTTGCGGAGACCGTGGAACAGGTGATGGCCAAGGGGAAGGCGGATTTCTCCTGGCGGGAACTCGCCAGCACGGAGCCGCTGACCGACGGCGATCGCCGCACCCTGATCAGCATCCGCCCCATCCTGGATTTCCAGGCCCTGGAACCCGGCAAGGTCGCCACCGACGCGATCCGCGATGCCGCCCGGGAACTCGATCTGGCCGGCAAATATGACGCCCGGGTCCGGCTGACCGGGCCAACCCCGATCGCCAACGAAGAGTTCGCGACCGTTCAGGAAGGCGCGCTGGTCAACGGTATCGGAACCGTGGCCGTCGTGCTGTTCATCCTCTGGATGGCGCTGCGATCGCCGAAGATCATTGCAGCGGTGTTCATCACGCTGGCCATCGGCCTTTCCGTCACCACAGCGGTCGGCCTGATGCTGGTCGGCGCGCTGAACCTGATCTCGATTGCCTTCTTCGTGCTGTTCGTCGGCCTCGGCGTGGATTTCGGCATTCAGTACAGCGTCAGATACCGCGCCGAACGCCACAATGAAGGTGATCTGCAATCTGCGATCGAAGTCGCCGCGGACCATTCCGCGGTGCCGCTGACGCTGGCCGCCGTGGCCACCGCGGCCGGCTTCCTGTCGTTCCTGCCCACCGCCTACAAGGGCGTCTCGGAGCTTGGCGAAGTCGCCGGCGCCGGCATGATCATCGCATTCATTGCCGCACTGACGGTGCTGCCAGCCCTGCTGAAAATCTTCAATCCACCGGGCGAAGCAGAACCGCTCGGTTATTCATTCATGGCGCCGGCCGATCGTTTTCTCGAGCGCCATCGCGTTCCGATCGTCGCCGGCACGCTGATCGTTGCTGTCCTCGGCCTGCCGCTGCTGTATTTCCTGCATTTCGACTTCAATCCGATCAACCTGCGCAGCAAGAAGGTAGAATCGATCGCCACCTATCTCGATCTGCGGCGTGATCCCAACACCGGGACCAATGCGGTCGACATGATCGTATCATCGGAAGCCGCCGCCAAGCAGCTGGAGGAGAGGCTCGGGAAGGTGCCGGAGGTTGCGCGAACCATTTCGCTGGACAGCTTCGTGCCTGACGATCAGCCGGCCAAGCTGGCGCTGATCCGCAAGGCCGCTGCGACCCTCGATCCGATCCTGAAAGGATCGCAAGGTGCCGCGCCGAACGACACCGATCGCGTCGTCGCCCTGACTGAATCGGCTCAGAGCCTGCGAAAGTTCGCCGGCAAGGCCGATGCAAAAGCGGCGGATGCGCCCTGGGTGGTTGCCTGCAAACGCCTCGCCGACGATCTGACCAAGCTCGCGGCTGCCGACAAGGCCATGCGCGACAAGGTGGAAGCGACGTTCATCGCACCGATGACCGTCGTGCTGAATCAGCTGCGCGCCATGCTGCAGGCCGAGCCGGTCAGCATCAAGACGCTGCCCCAGGACATCGTCAGTGAATGGGCGACCCCCGACGGACGCGTTCGTGTCCAGGCGCAACCGAAGGGCGATCCCAATGACAACGATACGCTGCGCAAATTCGCCGGCGCCGTCATGAAGGTCGAGCCGACCGCAACCGGCGGTCCGATCTCGATCCTGGAATCCGGCGACACCATCGTGCTGGCGTTCATTCAGGCGGGCGGCTGGGCGCTGCTCTCGATCGCGATCCTGCTCTGGATCGTCCTGAAGCGGATCGGTGACGTGCTGCTGACACTGGTGCCGCTGCTGCTCGCCGGCGTGCTGACGCTGGAGATCTGCGTGCTGATCGGGTTGTCGCTCAATTTCGCCAACATCATTGCCCTGCCGTTGCTGCTGGGCATCGGGGTGGCGTTCAAGATTTATTACGTTACCGCATGGCGAGCGGGCCAGACCGACCTGCTGCAGTCGAGCCTGACCCGGGCAATCTTCTTCAGTGCGCTGACCACGATGACCGCTTTCGGCAGTCTCTGGCTGTCGAGCCACCCCGGCACGTCCAGCATGGGCAAGCTGCTTGCGCTCTCGCTTGTCACCACGCTGGCTGCCGCGGTGCTGTTTCAGCCGGCGCTAATGGGGCGCCCCCGCGATCTCGGGAAGTAGGCAAATTTCCGCATTTGGGTCGGCGGGAGCAGTTCCTTTCGCCGATCCCGCTGTCACAGCGGGTTTGGCCTTTGCGACATTGGATTTTGGAGCGGTTCCAGATACGGCAGGCGGAGCGCTGGGATCGATATAACGCGTCCAGGTCTGGCCGCCACACAGGAAGCCCAGCACACAGCCCTTGATTTCCAGCTTGTCGGGGGTGAGGAGTTTGATCTTGGAATCGTAGGTTTTGCCGTTTTCGGCGTTGTAAACCTTCCCTTCCCATTGCTCGGCTTCGCCCTTATTTTCTGCTGGCGCTTTCTTCATGTTCAGGAGTACAGGCATCCCCAGGGTGAGGCGGCTGCGCTTCGAACGGTCCGGGTTTTCGGCATCAACGTTGCCGGGCTTCTTCTCCCAGGAGATCACCCCCCACAAACGGGTATTGCAATCGACGATGCGAATACGTGCCACGGCATCTTCCACCAGCCATTCGCCCAGCGGCTGGGGGTCAGCTGCGGCGGCCGATCCGAGCGAAGCGAACAGAGCAATCCCGCAAACCACAATCTTCTTCATAGAACCTCTTCGGCAATGCAGCGAAACCAATGGACAATCCTAACAGAAGTTCCGAGTTAAGGGGCAAATCGCCGCATTTCTGATTTCCAGTTGACGAGCCCATAACGAAACGACCTATGTAGCCAATGATGTACCCGAATCTTGACGTTTCCGAGATGTTTAGCGCCCGTCAGACCGAGCGCAGCGACCTGCATGCCCGCTATCTGAACGAGCAGCTCGTTAGGGTTCTCAAGACCATCGGCTACGATGTGGGGTTCGTTAGCGGCAGCGGACAGTATCTGTTCGACCGGCAGGGGGCTCGCTATCTCGATTTGTTGAGCGGTTTCGGCGTTTTCGCGATCGGGCGCAACCATCCGGTGCTGCGGGATGCCTTGAAAAGCGTGCTGGACAGCGATCTGCCGAATCTCGTGCAAATGGACGTCTCGACGCTGGCCGGCATTCTGTCCGAGCGGCTGATCGAGCATGTGCCCTATCTGGAGAAGGTATTTTTTGCCAATTCAGGCACTGAGACGGTTGAGGCGGCCATCAAGTTCGCGCGTGTCGCCACCGGCCGGACCGATATTATTTACTGCGGCCAGTCTTATCACGGCCTGACCTATGGCTCGTTGTCGCTGACCGACGACATGAATTTCCGCAGCGGCTTCGAGCCCCTGCTGCCGGGGTGCACCTCCATCCCTTTTAACAATCTCTCAGCGCTGGAAAAGGCGCTGGCCTCGCGCCAGGTCGCGGCCTTTATCGTCGAGCCGATCCAGGGCAAGGGCGTCAATATTCCGGACGACAACTTCCTGCCCGAGGCGGCGGCGCTGTGCCGCCGCTACGGCACGCTGCTGGTGGCCGACGAGGTGCAGACCGGTTTGGGGCGCACCGGGCGCTTTCTCGCGGTCGAGCACTGGAACGTCGAGCCGGACATGGTGCTGCTGGCGAAATCGCTGTCCGGCGGCCACGTTCCGGTCGGCGCGGTGCTGACCCGCAAGTGGATCTTCGACAAGGTCTTCGACCGGATGGATCGTGCGGTGGTGCATGGTTCAACCTTCGCCAAGAATGACCTGGCGATGGCCGCGGGGATCGCCGCGCTCGACGTCATCAAGCAGGAAAAGCTGATCGAGAATGCCCGGCAGCGCGGCGAGCGGCTGCAGGCTTCGCTCGGCCGCATGGTGCAGAAATACGAATTGCTGAAGGATGTGCGCGGCAAAGGGCTGATGCTGGGCGTACAGTTCGGGGCGCCGAAGTCGCTGGCGCTGAAGGCCTCGTGGAACGTGCTGGAGACGGCCAGCAAGGGGCTGTTCTGCCAGCTCATCACCATCCCGCTGTTCAAGGAACACAAGATCCTGACCCAGGTCTCGGGCCACGGCAGTCACACCATCAAGCTGCTGCCGTCGCTGACGATCACGGACGAGGATTGTTTGTGGATCGAGAGCGCGTTCGACACGGTGATCAGCGGCGCCCACCGGGTGCCGGGTGCGGTCTGGTCACTCGGCAAGACGCTGGTCGACAACGCGATGCGCAAGTCTGCCTGACATCAAGTCTGCCTGACAACAAGTCTGCCTGAAGACAGGTCTGTCTGACGCAACTGGCCTCTGTCGGGAGGCCGATCCGGGCAACAATAAAACGGGCAACAATAAAAACGGCCGCAGCGAGATTTCGCGCGGCCGTTGATTTTTGAAATGATTCTAAATTTACTGGCCGTGATTTCTCAGCACGCCGTCGCACGGCTTGGAGATCTTGGCGCGGTTCTGCTGCAGGCAGGCGAGAATGACGAAGTCGCCTTGATCCATCACAGACCGGCAGTAGCGGGAAACGTCTTTTGAGCAAGCCTTTTGTTCGTCCGGTGTTCCGCTCCGGCCCGCACCCTGCTGTGCCAGCGCTGAGGTGGACACGGATGCGAGGACAATCGCGGTCACAAGCAAAGATTTCAACATCACATCCCTTTAATTTGCATTGGAAAGCTTCAGCCCGGACCCGTCTCTAACACATAACGTCGCGCAGGCTCCATGGTTCGCCGTGCCGGCCAGAATTAAGGCGCACAGGCGTGTTGTTTCGGAAACACCCCGAAGTGCACTCCCAGCAGCTGTGTTATGCGTGTTCCGCGGCATTCGGCTGCCTGATACGGCGCAAACGACCTTTGAAAGCGGCCTGGAGATGACGAGTGCGTCATCAGGGGTCCCCGTGGGCGTGAAAATAGCCTAGACACGCCGTCATGACTGAAAGCCCCTTTGTGAACGCCGTCCATCCCCTGATCGATGATCCGTCGATCGCCAATCTGGTGCGAACCTTCTATGGCCGTGCCCGGGAAGACGATCTGATCGGACCCATCTTCAACGCGGCTGTCACGGATTGGGATCATCACATCGGCAAGATCGCCGATTTCTGGTCCTCGATCATGCTGCGCACCGGCCGTTATGATGGCCGGCCGATGCGGCCGCATTTGATGCTGCCGCTGACGGGGGACCATTTCGACCGCTGGCTGCAGATATTTGAAGAGACGGCGCGGGAGCTTTTTCCTCCGGAGGTCGCTGACGCGTTCATCGTGCGGGCGCGCCGTATCGCCGATAGTTTCGAGATGGGTATTGCCACAACACGCGGCGAGATCGCCCGGCCACGGCATAGCCAGATGTGAGACCTCGCTACGCGGTCTGCTTCTGTGTCGCGGGCCAGTAACGATCGCGCAGGTGCCGCTTCACCAGCTTGCCGGTCGGCGTCCGCGGCAGCTCGGGATCGAAGTCGACGGAGCGCGGACATTTGATCGGCGAGAGCTGCTGCCGGCAGAACGCGATCAATTCGGCTTCGAGATCCTTGCCTGCGCGCGTCATGTCGTGTGGCTGAACGACCGCTTTGACTTCTTCTCCCATCTCGTCATTGGGAACGCCGAACACCGCGACGTCGGCGACCGCGGGATGGGTGATCAATATGTCCTCGGTTTCCTGCGGATAGATGTTCACGCCGCCGGAGATGATCATGTAGGCCTTGCGGTCGGTGAGATAGAGATAGCCGTCGGCATCGAGATAACCGACATCGCCGAGGGTGGACCATCCCCTGGCATTGTAGGCGCGTTTGGTTTTCTCCGGATCGTTATGATAGGCGAACTGCGGAGCATCGGCGAAATAGACGCCGCCGATCTCGCCGGCTGGCACCTCTTCGTCGTTCTCGTCCAGGATCTTGATCTTGCCGACCACCGCGCGGCCGACACTGCCGCGATGCGCCAGCCACTCCGGCGAGGTGCTCACCGTCACGCCGTTGCCCTCGGAGCCGGCGTAATATTCAATCAGGATCGGCCCCCACCAGTCGATCATGCGGGCCTTGACGTCCACCGGGCAGGGCGCCGCGGCATGGATCGCGCCTTTCAGCGATGAGACGTCGTAGCGTTGGCGCACCTCGTCAGGCAGCTTCAGCATCCGCACGAACATGGTCGGCACCAGCTGGCTCTGGGTGATGCGATGCCGTTCGACCAGCCGCAGGAAGTCCTCGGCGTCGAAATGCTCCATGATGATCGAGGTGCCGCCCAGCACGCCGACCATCATGTTGAAGCGCAGGGGGGCCGCATGATAGAGCGGCGCCGGCGACAGATAGATGGTATCCGCCGACATCCCGCACATGTTGGCGCAGAGGAATTTCAGGAACGGATTCGGCGTGTCGATGGTGTCGCCGGTGGCCTCGCGCTTGATGCCCTTCGGACGGCCGGTGGTGCCCGAGGAGTAGAGCATGTCATAGCCGGCGACCTCGTCCGCAACCGGTGTTGTTGGCTGCGCGGCAGTGGCCTGATCCCATGAGCGGAATCCCGCGCGCGGTTCACCGGTGATGTAAAAGGCAGTGGCCGGTGGCGCTGTCGCGATCAGCGGTGACAGCGCATCGGCGCACTTAGCCGACGTGATCACGACCTTTGCGCCGCAGTCCGCGATAATGTAGGCGATTTCGTCGGCGGTGAGATAACGGCTGATCGCCGTGTAATAAAGCCCGCTGCGCTGCGCCGCCCAGCAGATCTCCATGAAGGTCAGCGAATTTTCCATCAGGAAGGCGATGTGATCGCCGGCCTTGAGCCCAAGGGACCGAAACAACTGTGCGCCCTGGCTCGAACGCTCATCGAGCTGCCGATAGGTGATGGCGACGCCTGAGCCGGCCATCTGGTAGGCGATCTTGTCCGGTGTGGTCCGTGCATGTTGCGACGGATGCGACATGAGTCTTCCTCTGGCGTTTCCAAGAGTGATACGGCGGCTTCAGCCGCTCGTCTGGTTTGGGAGTTATCAAGTCAGCAAAAAGGGCGGGTTCTTCAACCCGCCCTTGTTCGCACTCTCAGAGCCGTTCGACGATGGTGACGTTGGCCATGCCGCCGCCTTCGCACATGGTCTGCAGGCCGTAGCGCTTGTTGCGCTGCTGCAGCGCGTACAGCAGCGTCGTCATCAATTTGGTGCCGGAGCCGCCCAGCGGATGTCCCAGCGCAATGGCGCCGCCATTGACGTTGAGCCTGGCCGGATCTGCGCCGGTGTCCTTCAGCCATGCCGTCGGCACCGACGCAAAGGCTTCATTGACCTCGAACAGGTCGATGTCGTCGATGCTCATGCCGGCTTTCTTCAGCGCGCGGTGGGTGGCCGGCAGCGGCGCTTCCAGCATGATCACCGGGTCGTGGCCAATCATGGTCATGTGATGGATGCGCGCGATCGGTTTGACGCCAAGCGACTTCAGGCCCTTCTCGTTGACCACCATGACGCCGGAGGCGCCGTCGCAGATCTGGCTGGCGCTGGCAGCGGTGAGCCGGCCGCCGTCCACGATCAGCTTGACGCCGCGAATGCCATCGAGCGTAGCGTCGAAACGAATGCCTTCATCGATGTGGTGGATGTCGGTCGAGCCATCGTCGCGCTTGATGGTCACCGGAACGATCTCGTCCTTGAACGCGCCGGCCTGGGTCGCCGCGATCGCGCGCTGGTGGCTCTGATAGGAGTACTGGTCGAGCGCGTCCTTATCGAGATCGTACTTCTTGGCCATCATCTCGGCGCCGGTGAACTGGCTGAACTGGATGTTGGGATAGCGCTGCTCCATGTTCGGGCTCTTGTAATGCCCGAAGCCGTTCTTGGCCGGCAGCGATGAGGCCAGGCCCATCGGCACCCGCGTCATGCTCTCCACACCGGCCGCGATCACCACGTCCATCGATCCGGACATCACCGCCTGTGCGGCGAAATGCAGCGCCTGCTGGGAGGAGCCGCATTGCCGGTCGATCGAGGTGCCGGGAACGCTTTCCGGCAGCTTCGAGGCCATGATGGCGTTGCGCGCGATGTTGTTGGACTGTTCGCCGGCCTGCATCACGCAGCCCATGATGACGTCTTCGATCTGGGCGGGATCGGCGCCGGTCCGCTCCACCAGGCTGTCGAGCACCACGGCAGCGAGATCCGCCGGATGCCAGCCGGCAAGGCGGCCGCCTTTTCTGCCTCCCGCGCTACGCGCAGCGGCGACGATGTAGGCTTCAGCCATTCTTGTTCTCC is drawn from Bradyrhizobium prioriisuperbiae and contains these coding sequences:
- a CDS encoding aspartate aminotransferase family protein, which codes for MMYPNLDVSEMFSARQTERSDLHARYLNEQLVRVLKTIGYDVGFVSGSGQYLFDRQGARYLDLLSGFGVFAIGRNHPVLRDALKSVLDSDLPNLVQMDVSTLAGILSERLIEHVPYLEKVFFANSGTETVEAAIKFARVATGRTDIIYCGQSYHGLTYGSLSLTDDMNFRSGFEPLLPGCTSIPFNNLSALEKALASRQVAAFIVEPIQGKGVNIPDDNFLPEAAALCRRYGTLLVADEVQTGLGRTGRFLAVEHWNVEPDMVLLAKSLSGGHVPVGAVLTRKWIFDKVFDRMDRAVVHGSTFAKNDLAMAAGIAALDVIKQEKLIENARQRGERLQASLGRMVQKYELLKDVRGKGLMLGVQFGAPKSLALKASWNVLETASKGLFCQLITIPLFKEHKILTQVSGHGSHTIKLLPSLTITDEDCLWIESAFDTVISGAHRVPGAVWSLGKTLVDNAMRKSA
- a CDS encoding cysteine rich repeat-containing protein; translation: MLKSLLVTAIVLASVSTSALAQQGAGRSGTPDEQKACSKDVSRYCRSVMDQGDFVILACLQQNRAKISKPCDGVLRNHGQ
- a CDS encoding DUF2147 domain-containing protein is translated as MKKIVVCGIALFASLGSAAAADPQPLGEWLVEDAVARIRIVDCNTRLWGVISWEKKPGNVDAENPDRSKRSRLTLGMPVLLNMKKAPAENKGEAEQWEGKVYNAENGKTYDSKIKLLTPDKLEIKGCVLGFLCGGQTWTRYIDPSAPPAVSGTAPKSNVAKAKPAVTAGSAKGTAPADPNAEICLLPEIAGAPH
- a CDS encoding acetyl-CoA C-acetyltransferase — its product is MAEAYIVAAARSAGGRKGGRLAGWHPADLAAVVLDSLVERTGADPAQIEDVIMGCVMQAGEQSNNIARNAIMASKLPESVPGTSIDRQCGSSQQALHFAAQAVMSGSMDVVIAAGVESMTRVPMGLASSLPAKNGFGHYKSPNMEQRYPNIQFSQFTGAEMMAKKYDLDKDALDQYSYQSHQRAIAATQAGAFKDEIVPVTIKRDDGSTDIHHIDEGIRFDATLDGIRGVKLIVDGGRLTAASASQICDGASGVMVVNEKGLKSLGVKPIARIHHMTMIGHDPVIMLEAPLPATHRALKKAGMSIDDIDLFEVNEAFASVPTAWLKDTGADPARLNVNGGAIALGHPLGGSGTKLMTTLLYALQQRNKRYGLQTMCEGGGMANVTIVERL
- a CDS encoding group III truncated hemoglobin gives rise to the protein MTESPFVNAVHPLIDDPSIANLVRTFYGRAREDDLIGPIFNAAVTDWDHHIGKIADFWSSIMLRTGRYDGRPMRPHLMLPLTGDHFDRWLQIFEETARELFPPEVADAFIVRARRIADSFEMGIATTRGEIARPRHSQM
- a CDS encoding MMPL family transporter gives rise to the protein MLTRIIVALVRGCTRYAWLTIVAGLVLAVVAGAYSVRHFAIDTDIGKLISNDLPWRQREIAFDKAFPGQNDLILAVIEARTPEQARQAGLDLEKKLVPQTDKFIWVRFAGSGPFFDTNGLLFLPTDEVAKQTEQLAFASPIFDILIDDPNLRGLTGVLEFGLQGAERNQFPREALAKPLAKVAETVEQVMAKGKADFSWRELASTEPLTDGDRRTLISIRPILDFQALEPGKVATDAIRDAARELDLAGKYDARVRLTGPTPIANEEFATVQEGALVNGIGTVAVVLFILWMALRSPKIIAAVFITLAIGLSVTTAVGLMLVGALNLISIAFFVLFVGLGVDFGIQYSVRYRAERHNEGDLQSAIEVAADHSAVPLTLAAVATAAGFLSFLPTAYKGVSELGEVAGAGMIIAFIAALTVLPALLKIFNPPGEAEPLGYSFMAPADRFLERHRVPIVAGTLIVAVLGLPLLYFLHFDFNPINLRSKKVESIATYLDLRRDPNTGTNAVDMIVSSEAAAKQLEERLGKVPEVARTISLDSFVPDDQPAKLALIRKAAATLDPILKGSQGAAPNDTDRVVALTESAQSLRKFAGKADAKAADAPWVVACKRLADDLTKLAAADKAMRDKVEATFIAPMTVVLNQLRAMLQAEPVSIKTLPQDIVSEWATPDGRVRVQAQPKGDPNDNDTLRKFAGAVMKVEPTATGGPISILESGDTIVLAFIQAGGWALLSIAILLWIVLKRIGDVLLTLVPLLLAGVLTLEICVLIGLSLNFANIIALPLLLGIGVAFKIYYVTAWRAGQTDLLQSSLTRAIFFSALTTMTAFGSLWLSSHPGTSSMGKLLALSLVTTLAAAVLFQPALMGRPRDLGK
- a CDS encoding acyl-CoA synthetase — its product is MSHPSQHARTTPDKIAYQMAGSGVAITYRQLDERSSQGAQLFRSLGLKAGDHIAFLMENSLTFMEICWAAQRSGLYYTAISRYLTADEIAYIIADCGAKVVITSAKCADALSPLIATAPPATAFYITGEPRAGFRSWDQATAAQPTTPVADEVAGYDMLYSSGTTGRPKGIKREATGDTIDTPNPFLKFLCANMCGMSADTIYLSPAPLYHAAPLRFNMMVGVLGGTSIIMEHFDAEDFLRLVERHRITQSQLVPTMFVRMLKLPDEVRQRYDVSSLKGAIHAAAPCPVDVKARMIDWWGPILIEYYAGSEGNGVTVSTSPEWLAHRGSVGRAVVGKIKILDENDEEVPAGEIGGVYFADAPQFAYHNDPEKTKRAYNARGWSTLGDVGYLDADGYLYLTDRKAYMIISGGVNIYPQETEDILITHPAVADVAVFGVPNDEMGEEVKAVVQPHDMTRAGKDLEAELIAFCRQQLSPIKCPRSVDFDPELPRTPTGKLVKRHLRDRYWPATQKQTA